In Salinirussus salinus, the following proteins share a genomic window:
- a CDS encoding DUF5794 domain-containing protein, with protein sequence MSSSRHPVALSIEQRVGGATRLLAVVMLLPLVDGIFPALVLAGALDSVAGILEVGLLVFGGSATIAVVLAEMEGSPVERARSVLLVGAALVALAVVEAALAPTLASVLDLVVFERFAAVVILAVAAATASARVGEYLPRPAVVVALGALGSLDLAGATLALQVDPGLLVRAGAAAGVGVAVAAGTALASPVLQELVDIDRFRFGSAVALGVLGLSVAGLVPSEAPIALAVLAVTALLALDPGEETIDRYRPDDVDLTAALSGSSDDDDDDSDAEPAPGTVAVDGGGADGESDPASTSESDVYGTTTAAKLRREGNA encoded by the coding sequence ATGAGCAGTTCCCGACATCCGGTCGCCCTCTCCATCGAGCAGCGGGTGGGCGGCGCGACCCGGCTGCTCGCGGTCGTGATGCTCCTCCCGCTCGTGGACGGCATCTTCCCCGCGCTCGTGCTCGCGGGGGCACTGGACAGCGTCGCCGGCATCCTCGAGGTCGGCCTGCTGGTCTTCGGCGGGAGCGCGACGATCGCGGTCGTGCTCGCGGAGATGGAGGGGTCGCCGGTCGAGCGCGCCCGGTCGGTCCTGCTCGTCGGGGCCGCCCTCGTCGCGCTCGCGGTCGTCGAGGCCGCCCTGGCGCCGACGCTCGCGAGCGTGCTGGACCTCGTGGTGTTCGAGCGGTTCGCGGCCGTGGTGATCCTCGCGGTGGCGGCGGCGACCGCCAGCGCCCGCGTCGGGGAGTACCTGCCCCGACCGGCGGTGGTCGTCGCGCTGGGCGCGCTTGGGAGTCTCGACCTCGCCGGCGCGACGCTCGCCCTGCAGGTCGACCCCGGACTGCTCGTGCGCGCCGGCGCCGCCGCGGGCGTCGGGGTCGCTGTCGCCGCCGGGACGGCACTCGCCAGCCCGGTCCTCCAGGAATTGGTCGACATCGACCGCTTCCGCTTCGGGAGCGCGGTCGCGCTGGGCGTGCTCGGCCTGTCGGTGGCCGGCCTCGTCCCGAGCGAGGCCCCTATCGCGCTGGCCGTGCTCGCGGTGACCGCGCTGCTCGCGCTGGACCCCGGCGAGGAGACGATCGACCGGTATCGGCCCGACGACGTCGACCTCACGGCCGCCCTGTCCGGGAGCTCGGACGACGATGACGACGACAGCGACGCCGAACCTGCTCCCGGGACCGTCGCGGTCGACGGCGGCGGGGCCGACGGCGAGTCCGACCCGGCGTCGACCTCGGAGTCCGACGTCTACGGGACCACCACGGCGGCGAAACTCCGGCGCGAGGGGAACGCTTAG
- a CDS encoding DUF5795 family protein yields MAENRVVQGRMVTPQSLAELIEGESVMDAEPIRDADRPCPDCGGDVLEVGYMPSAMDFVTGWKCQDCDWSDTDRE; encoded by the coding sequence ATGGCCGAGAACCGCGTGGTTCAGGGTCGAATGGTGACCCCGCAGTCGCTGGCGGAACTGATCGAGGGCGAGAGCGTCATGGATGCCGAGCCGATCCGGGACGCCGACCGCCCGTGTCCGGACTGTGGCGGGGACGTGCTGGAGGTGGGTTACATGCCCTCGGCGATGGATTTCGTCACCGGCTGGAAGTGCCAGGACTGTGACTGGAGCGACACCGACCGGGAGTGA
- the guaB gene encoding IMP dehydrogenase codes for MANDSGPFSEKLRVPEALTFDDVLLRPKESHVEPDEADTTTRVSKNVKLTVPVLSAAMDTVTEGDMAVAMARQGGLGVLHRNMTVDQMVAEVERVKRVDELIIRDVVTAEPDQTVREVDEMMERQGVSGAPVVSEDDEVLGIISGTDIRPYLEVGESDAVREAMTDEVVTVPESVTPREALELMYEHKIERVPVVDGGNRLVGLVTMAGILQRREYDQAARDADGHLRVGAAVGPFEDDRAGAVDEAGVDVIFIDCAHAHNRDVVESARDIAAEVEADVVVGNIGTREAAREVVGFADGVKVGIGPGSICTTRVVTGAGMPQISAVAQVADVASEHDVPVIADGGIRYSGDAIKAIAAGADAVMLGSYFAGTDEAPGRVITMNGKKYKQYRGMGSVGAMQSGGGDRYLKDDDEDDFVPEGVEAATPYQGPVEEELHQLVGGMQSGMGYVGAETIPEFKQRAEFVRVSSAGQQESHPHDVVITDEAPNYQPDGG; via the coding sequence ATGGCGAACGATTCCGGACCTTTCTCCGAGAAACTCCGCGTGCCCGAGGCGCTGACATTCGACGACGTCCTCCTGCGACCCAAGGAGAGCCACGTCGAGCCCGACGAGGCAGACACCACGACTCGCGTCTCCAAGAACGTCAAGCTCACCGTCCCCGTGCTCTCGGCGGCGATGGACACCGTCACCGAGGGCGATATGGCGGTCGCGATGGCCCGCCAGGGCGGGCTGGGCGTGCTCCACCGCAACATGACCGTCGACCAGATGGTCGCCGAGGTCGAGCGCGTCAAGCGGGTCGACGAGCTGATCATCCGCGACGTCGTCACGGCCGAGCCCGACCAGACCGTCCGCGAGGTCGACGAGATGATGGAACGGCAGGGCGTCTCCGGCGCCCCCGTAGTCAGCGAGGACGACGAGGTCCTGGGGATCATCTCCGGGACCGACATCCGCCCGTACCTTGAGGTCGGCGAGTCCGACGCCGTCCGCGAGGCGATGACCGACGAGGTGGTCACCGTTCCCGAGTCAGTCACCCCTCGGGAGGCGCTGGAGCTGATGTACGAACACAAGATCGAGCGCGTCCCGGTCGTCGACGGCGGCAACCGCCTGGTCGGGCTGGTGACGATGGCGGGCATCCTCCAGCGCCGGGAGTACGACCAGGCCGCCCGGGACGCAGACGGCCACCTCCGCGTTGGCGCCGCGGTCGGCCCCTTCGAGGACGACCGCGCGGGCGCCGTCGACGAGGCCGGCGTGGACGTTATCTTCATCGACTGCGCGCACGCGCACAACCGCGACGTCGTCGAGAGCGCCCGGGACATCGCCGCGGAGGTCGAGGCCGACGTCGTCGTCGGCAACATCGGCACCCGGGAGGCCGCCAGGGAGGTCGTCGGCTTCGCCGACGGCGTCAAGGTCGGCATCGGTCCGGGCTCGATCTGCACGACCCGCGTGGTGACTGGCGCGGGGATGCCACAGATCTCCGCGGTTGCGCAGGTGGCTGACGTCGCCAGCGAACACGACGTGCCGGTCATCGCTGACGGCGGCATCCGCTACTCCGGGGACGCGATCAAGGCCATCGCAGCGGGCGCCGACGCGGTCATGCTCGGCTCGTACTTCGCCGGCACCGACGAGGCCCCCGGCCGCGTCATCACGATGAACGGCAAGAAGTACAAGCAGTACCGCGGCATGGGCTCTGTCGGCGCGATGCAGTCCGGCGGCGGCGACCGCTACCTCAAGGACGACGACGAGGACGACTTCGTCCCCGAGGGGGTCGAGGCCGCCACCCCCTACCAGGGGCCCGTCGAGGAGGAACTCCACCAGCTCGTCGGCGGGATGCAGTCCGGGATGGGCTACGTCGGCGCCGAGACTATCCCCGAGTTCAAGCAGCGCGCGGAGTTCGTCCGCGTCTCCTCTGCCGGCCAGCAGGAGTCCCACCCCCACGACGTCGTCATCACCGACGAAGCGCCCAACTACCAGCCCGACGGCGGCTGA